Proteins encoded in a region of the Streptomyces sp. NBC_01298 genome:
- a CDS encoding phage tail tape measure protein: MAVEVGMGYVSIVPEIEGFAGELDRAVTGPAESAGQEAGQTAGEGFTGKMGGILKGGLAAVGIAAAAVLAKGFMDALDQTAINGKIQAQLGSTPAEAARYGKAAGQLYAHGVGESVAEAADAISGVMRAGILPPDATNAQIEAITGKVKNLSDTFELDLGQTSNAVGQMLKNGLAKDGAEALDILTAGMQKMGPRADDMADTFNEYSTKFRDLGLSAADAMGLMSQGMLAGARDTDTVADALKEFQIRATDGSKASTDAYVAIGLNAAEMTKKIARGGPEAKAGLQQVLDGLKAIKDPAERSAASVGLFGTKSEDLGQALYALDPKTAVKAMGDTAGAADKMADALHNNASAKIEQFKRTAEVAVTNFIGDKVLPPLISFASTAKDVLGPALGTARDVVGGFLSAFSSGAGGSSIAGFGQTLLGLGTTIRDAVSPSVSALVTQFQTSVLPALQGVWSVVSGQVIPAFMAFYSALYSSLAPIVTRIVLIFTETVIPALMRIYATVYEKVQPVLAALSEFITSRVVPAVQMIGGKLQELFDKAQPVISVVVTVIEWLAKLAASILSVVIPVILQLAGPIFSGLFSAIGTAIGWIGNVIGWLGSLGQAFVGAVRWVADFGRNAIAKLDEFARWMDGLGPRIRDGLGDFGNYLVGKGADLVRGLWSGVQSMGAWLRDKLIGWARNTIPGPIADALGIHSPSRLMRDEIGRWLPAGIAEGIDDEQASLDARLQAMVKVPDIGSVRAAGPVRLANESSAKDKALAAVLRALEADQGREIVVKVGEQEIARAVEYGQRQLARR, translated from the coding sequence ATGGCCGTCGAAGTAGGCATGGGCTATGTGTCCATCGTCCCCGAAATTGAAGGGTTCGCAGGCGAGCTTGACCGGGCGGTTACCGGGCCTGCGGAATCGGCTGGGCAGGAAGCTGGACAGACAGCCGGCGAGGGCTTCACGGGCAAGATGGGCGGCATCCTTAAGGGCGGGCTTGCGGCGGTCGGCATTGCCGCTGCGGCAGTCCTCGCCAAAGGCTTTATGGATGCTCTGGATCAGACCGCTATCAACGGAAAGATTCAGGCACAGCTCGGCTCGACCCCGGCGGAAGCGGCCCGGTACGGAAAGGCTGCCGGACAGCTCTACGCGCACGGTGTCGGGGAGAGTGTTGCGGAAGCTGCGGACGCGATATCCGGCGTTATGCGTGCGGGCATCCTTCCGCCGGATGCAACCAATGCCCAAATCGAAGCGATTACCGGTAAGGTCAAGAATCTTTCCGACACGTTCGAGCTCGACCTAGGTCAGACGAGCAATGCCGTTGGGCAGATGCTCAAGAACGGTCTAGCCAAGGATGGGGCGGAAGCGCTCGACATCCTGACTGCCGGAATGCAAAAGATGGGTCCGCGTGCCGATGACATGGCGGACACGTTCAACGAGTATTCCACGAAGTTCCGGGATCTCGGTCTGTCCGCTGCGGACGCCATGGGGCTCATGTCCCAAGGAATGCTTGCGGGTGCCCGAGACACGGATACCGTTGCCGACGCTCTGAAGGAATTTCAGATCAGAGCAACAGACGGCAGCAAGGCAAGTACCGATGCGTACGTTGCTATCGGGCTGAATGCCGCCGAAATGACCAAGAAGATTGCGCGTGGCGGACCCGAAGCAAAAGCGGGCTTGCAGCAAGTCCTAGACGGCCTCAAGGCCATTAAGGACCCTGCCGAGCGGAGTGCGGCAAGCGTCGGGCTTTTCGGTACGAAGTCCGAGGATCTCGGGCAGGCCCTTTACGCGCTGGACCCCAAGACTGCCGTAAAGGCCATGGGTGATACTGCGGGTGCTGCCGACAAAATGGCGGACGCACTCCACAATAATGCGTCGGCCAAGATTGAGCAGTTCAAGCGCACTGCTGAAGTAGCGGTTACCAACTTTATTGGCGACAAGGTGTTGCCGCCGCTCATCAGCTTTGCGAGTACGGCAAAAGATGTTCTCGGTCCGGCGCTCGGGACGGCCCGCGATGTAGTCGGGGGTTTCCTTTCGGCATTCTCGTCCGGGGCCGGCGGGTCGTCCATTGCGGGTTTCGGGCAAACTCTGCTCGGTCTCGGAACGACGATCCGTGACGCGGTATCCCCGAGCGTGAGCGCTCTGGTTACGCAGTTTCAGACCAGCGTACTTCCCGCCCTACAGGGTGTCTGGTCGGTTGTCTCAGGGCAGGTCATTCCCGCTTTCATGGCGTTCTACAGCGCTCTTTACAGCTCGCTGGCGCCCATCGTCACGCGGATAGTCCTGATCTTCACCGAGACCGTGATACCGGCCCTGATGCGGATATACGCGACCGTCTACGAGAAGGTGCAACCGGTCCTCGCGGCGCTTTCTGAGTTCATCACCTCGCGGGTTGTGCCTGCGGTACAGATGATCGGCGGAAAGCTGCAAGAGCTGTTCGACAAAGCGCAGCCGGTCATTTCGGTTGTCGTGACCGTGATCGAATGGCTTGCCAAGCTCGCCGCGAGCATTCTTAGTGTCGTCATTCCGGTCATTCTGCAACTTGCAGGACCAATCTTTTCGGGGCTGTTCTCGGCAATTGGTACGGCTATCGGCTGGATCGGCAATGTGATTGGGTGGCTGGGAAGTCTCGGTCAGGCCTTTGTCGGGGCTGTTCGTTGGGTGGCCGACTTTGGCCGGAACGCGATAGCGAAGCTGGACGAATTTGCGCGTTGGATGGACGGGCTAGGCCCGAGAATTCGCGACGGGCTCGGCGACTTCGGGAATTATCTCGTCGGCAAGGGTGCGGATTTGGTGCGCGGCCTTTGGTCGGGTGTCCAGAGTATGGGCGCCTGGCTCCGAGACAAGCTTATCGGCTGGGCCCGTAACACCATTCCCGGGCCCATCGCCGACGCGTTGGGTATCCATTCTCCTTCCCGTCTCATGCGGGACGAAATCGGTCGTTGGCTTCCCGCCGGTATCGCCGAGGGAATCGACGACGAACAAGCATCCCTAGACGCACGCCTACAGGCAATGGTCAAGGTGCCCGATATCGGCTCGGTACGGGCAGCCGGCCCGGTCCGCCTCGCCAATGAGTCCAGCGCAAAGGACAAAGCCCTTGCGGCTGTCCTGCGGGCTTTGGAGGCTGACCAGGGCCGCGAGATCGTCGTAAAGGTCGGCGAGCAAGAGATAGCCCGCGCGGTGGAATACGGACAGCGTCAGCTAGCTAGGAGGTGA